The following coding sequences lie in one Trichoderma breve strain T069 chromosome 1, whole genome shotgun sequence genomic window:
- a CDS encoding alpha/beta hydrolase fold domain-containing protein — MDQPPWTVEQILATGIMDPEFEAAWKANGSPPGHIPGGIPTFQKTVQETLPNAQQMLAASRPTTIVEREYVIPIDDTFSSRIVVCQPAISSTNPSPIVILVHGGGHCVGYPELELATARELVLAHNATCILPSYRLAPEHPFPTDVNDVFAVVQYIARKAAEKDGGILPTNADPKKGFLIGGLSAGAAISNMVAQLAQDLSPPLTGQFLACGVYIDPGHVPDRYKGLYLSMEQNKFAPILDTAALNQYMSAYKGNKPSPISNPFSISQQSHTDAIIARHKFLPPVYFQVAGLDPARDDSLIYERILRKECGVPTRIDVYHGVPHGFWTMYPDLTTSQRRMRDAVDGVGWLLGDK, encoded by the coding sequence ATGGACCAGCCACCATGGACCGTTGAACAAATCCTCGCCACTGGCATCATGGACCCAGAGTTCGAAGCTGCTTGGAAAGCCAACGGCTCGCCGCCAGGCCACATTCCCGGCGGTATTCCCACATTTCAGAAAACCGTCCAGGAAACTCTACCCAATGCTCAGCAAATGCTCGCAGCTAGTCGACCGACGACTATTGTTGAGAGAGAATACGTTATTCCAATCGACGACACATTCTCATCTCGCATAGTCGTCTGCCAGCCCGCCATCTCCAGTACCAATCCATCCCCTATTGTGATTCTCGTTCACGGCGGCGGCCACTGCGTTGGCTAcccggagctggagcttgcCACCGCGCGGGAACTAGTATTGGCACATAATGCCACTTGCATTCTACCGTCCTATCGCCTTGCACCAGAACACCCGTTCCCTACCGATGTCAACGATGTATTCGCAGTAGTGCAGTATATTGCACGAAAGGCGGCTGAGAAAGATGGAGGGATTCTGCCTACCAATGCCGACCCGAAGAAGGGCTTCCTTATTGGAGGGCTCTCAGCCGGGGCAGCCATCAGCAACATGGTGGCACAACTTGCCCAGGATCTAAGCCCTCCACTTACCGGCCAGTTCCTAGCGTGTGGAGTTTATATTGACCCTGGTCATGTTCCTGACCGTTACAAAGGGCTCTATCTCTCCATGGAGCAGAACAAGTTTGCCCCAATCCTCGACACGGCAGCTCTGAACCAGTACATGAGTGCGTATAAGGGGAATAAGCCGTCGCCGATCAGTAATCCGTTCTCCATTAGCCAACAGTCTCACACCGACGCTATTATAGCTAGACACAAATTTCTACCCCCTGTCTATTTCCAGGTTGCTGGGTTGGACCCTGCACGGGACGATAGTCTCATCTACGAGCGAATTCTGCGAAAGGAGTGCGGAGTGCCAACAAGAATAGATGTGTATCACGGCGTTCCTCACGGATTTTGGACAATGTATCCAGATTTGACAACCAGTCAAAGACGGATGCGAGACGCTGTAGATGGCGTCGGGTGGTTACTAGGGGATAAATAG
- a CDS encoding electron transfer DM13 domain-containing protein, translating into MQTLSFLSALALPAIVSASQVGASGTLSSLDGGLGGVVTVASDSSLEVTQYKLADASAPELYWWGSTSSDLSSGFRISNTHITEAATSDSLTIDLDAGHTPADFSTVGLWCEKFKTNFGQAQLKASTTGTSGSNNSQTTTGAAAPARTTTGTGSANSIGVMFALAAMAAGVVVPALL; encoded by the coding sequence ATGCAGACCCTCTCTTTCCTCtcggctctggctctgcccGCCATTGTTAGTGCTAGCCAGGTCGGCGCTTCGGgtactctctcttctctcgatggcggccttggcggcgtcgtcACTGTCGCCAGCGACTCTTCCCTTGAGGTTACGCAGTATAAGCTGGCTGACGCCAGTGCTCCTGAGCTATACTGGTGGGGAAGCACCTCCAGCGATCTCTCGTCTGGTTTCCGCATCTCCAACACACATATCACGGAAGCTGCCACTTCGGATAGTCTGACGATTGATCTGGATGCCGGCCATACACCCGCCGACTTCAGCACCGTGGGACTTTGGTGTGAGAAATTCAAGACCAACTTTGGCCAGGCTCAGCTTAAAGCTAGCACGACGGGAACTTCGGGTAGCAACAACTCGCAAACTACTACTGGGGCTGCGGCACCGGCACGTACCACCACCGGTACAGGTTCTGCAAACAGTATCGGGGTTATGTTTGCGCTTGCGGCTATGGCTGCTGGGGTCGTTGTTCCAGCACTGCTTTAA
- a CDS encoding ferric reductase like transmembrane component domain-containing protein: MVSPSMLNPIINDQYTAARAYFLCVIGMLFFESMLHAPSYLLHLYRKGRPNTARQKHWKIYTALHKITTLPSAIPFITRNNIPILIRVSVFTFLNFLWGWNKFAYTTNYQLYGWLTIANGGLSLLMGARTNLFAHVARIPSAVLLRYHRWIGLATFVHATLHCSLIIQHYVQTNQFYTAAQAPRIPVGIAAWISLCIIAITSIPKIFRRRWFEAFYYPHFFFLVFVAGALYHANKGPEFLLPGFGLWVVDRGIRFYNNFRGSQVKSVMHYSGGVTKFNIAGVAPSQPGQIAWVQIPSVSFFNWHPFTIASAPGQNETTIAIRALGSFTKKVQNVGEDVVKIDGPYGVGHLQWGAHPVIVLVAGGIGITPGISIATHIVNQAKSGLVSMPGGWHIHLLWTVKNFDHISWFEAELKNLADISSDQAVPVTLDITIHVTSGVEEDSESMKFDGIGDIYQGRPDLMKWFENVRDARMGMDASVNLCGPAQLIRSGRIAASKASCEDILFYVEEETFEF, encoded by the exons ATGGTGTCCCCATCTATGCTTAACCCTATTATCAATGATCAGTATACGGCTGCCAGGGCGTATTTCCTTTGTGTAATTGGAATGCTTTTCTTTGAGAGCATGCTTCATGCTCCGTCATATCTGTTACATCTTTATAGAAAAG GCCGGCCGAATACAGCACGCCAGAAGCATTGGAAGATTTATACTGCCCTACATAAGATAACAACGCTACCATCTGCTATCCCATTCATCACGCGCAATAACATTCCCATCCTCATACGCGTTTCTGTCTTCACCTTTCTCAACTTCCTCTGGGGCTGGAATAAGTTTGCTTATACCACGAATTACCAACTCTATGGCTGGCTCACAATCGCCAACGGTGGCCTTAGCCTCCTCATGGGCGCGCGTACCAACCTCTTTGCTCATGTCGCTCGCATTCCCTCAGCGGTGTTACTTAGATACCATCGCTGGATTGGTTTGGCAACATTTGTCCATGCAACGCTGCACTGCAGCCTCATCATACAGCATTATGTGCAGACGAACCAATTTTACACGGCTGCTCAGGCCCCTCGTATCCCCGTGGGCATAGCTGCGTGGATATCGCTGTGTATTATTGCAATCACATCTATTCCCAAGATTTTCCGTCGGCGCTGGTTTGAGGCTTTCTACTACCCGCACTTTTTCTTCCTGGTTTTTGTTGCTGGAGCCTTATACCACGCGAACAAGGGACCcgaatttcttcttcccgggTTCGGTCTCTGGGTGGTTGATCGCGGCATCCGATTCTATAATAACTTTCGGGGCTCGCAAGTCAAATCAGTCATGCACTACTCAGGAGGTGTAACCAAATTCAACATCGCTGGAGTAGCGCCGTCGCAACCAGGCCAGATAGCTTGGGTACAGATTCCCAGCGTGTCATTCTTCAATTGGCATCCGTTTACCATTGCTTCTGCACCTGGACAAAACGAAACCACGATTGCCATCAGGGCGCTTGGTTCATTTACCAAAAAGGTGCAAAACGTTGGGGAAGACGTTGTAAAG ATTGATGGCCCGTATGGTGTCGGTCACCTACAATGGGGCGCACATCCAGTGATCGTACTCGTGGCTGGCGGAATTGGCATTACCCCCGGCATCAGTATCGCGACACATATTGTGAATCAAGCCAAATCAGGACTTGTATCTATGCCTGGTGGCTGGCATATTCATCTCTTGTGGACGGTGAAGAATTTTGATCATATCTCCTGGTTCGAAGCCGAGCTGAAGAACCTCGCCGACATTTCGTCGGATCAAGCTGTGCCCGTCACGTTAGATATTACGATTCACGTTACAAGTGGCGTGGAGGAAGACAGCGAATCTATGAAATTCGATGGCATTGGGGATATTTACCAAGGTCGTCCAGATTTAATGAAATGGTTTGAGAACGTGAGAGATGCGAGAATGGGCATGGATGCTTCAGTTAATCTCTGTGGACCTGCACAGCTGATACGCAGCGGAAGAATAGCAGCGTCGAAAGCAAGTTGTGAAGATATTCTCTTTTATGTAGAGGAGGAGACGTTTGAATTCTAG
- a CDS encoding WD domain, g-beta repeat domain-containing protein — protein sequence MGLKSLWKRVNTSSSPNSPQQSTGMFILDGKDERLGTQIYGRSPIHEARKIESREPQQTKLSKSQRLWNTAYDSLEEDEDTAGLVTSYVKTLTTVLEARPDIVSGAGAPANLKDPTMRQMFMKKLVEGGLAKISTPSKLTKGMGDVAQFIISAKGSIDAAIQNIPQAALPWAGVCIGLQILLNPAKATKSNLSGIVHVVSRMDWYCALTEHLLNKDCVNESLEMILPQLEAKVLALYKALLLYQMKSVCSYYRQQGLVFLRNLVSWDDWNGELKTVEDAEATLQKDSDQYNKFHAKSALAQLVERAKGMEELLGDIHQTLREFLTLQKELRLDEIDRKCRWDLRVVDPRDDMKKIENKKDTLLPEAYEWVLGTEHSCQLLWIKGHAGTGKTMLLMGIIRSLEKQQDFRAPGISCFFCQGTDVTLNSATAALRSLVWMLVVEQPNLMSHLRKKYTDSGTALFQDSNAFFALSEAFLSMLDDPELSPVLFVVDALDECNREKPGLNELLDLISKSIKRSDKVKLKNLTVSSPNNSENLVELDAQRLARPVDAYIDHKLTALRGRDGYDASILAEISNEVRQRAMNTFLWVSLAFQHIEDIHGEYAVQDIKAMPPGLLELYDHMMTRIESVKRIKPQDCKKVLICAVLAFRPISLSELAALSDMSHNMTMTAIELCGSFLAMREETVYLIHQSAKDYLYDNFNRRLQSSETAQGHVDMGRRSIGAMTKFLKQNMYGLDYGFTPKNLEPPQWDRVASIWYSCLFWADHFVAGTSENPEGKSALVDDGEVIGFLREKLLQWLEYLSVLERLSDGLYSIRKLLRITQKSSQLARFLNDIEAFIQSHGSIIERAPLQIYASALVFSPTTSETVAGTITHWDTNRQTLEGHGYWVRSVAFSPDGKTLASASDDKTIRLWDAATGSYQQTLDGHSKGVILLTFSPDGRKLASASDDTTIRLWDVATWSHQTFRGHSHWVKSMAFSPNGKMLASASDDKTIQLWDAATGGHKIFKKDSDYLILSLAFSPDGKTLASASDDKSIRLWDITTGSHHTLQGHDNLVRSVAFSPDGGHETLKGHDDGVNSVGFSPDGKLLASASDDETIRLWDITEKTCLHTLEGHSNCVRSVAFSPNGKILASASDDNTIRLWDTATGNHLHTFEGYTVVAVGFSPDGRYLMTNYGSLRLAHISTLSEHFSTEDGKKSLWLPADYRSTSVAVDGNKMVLGHESGRLTFLEVNFS from the exons ATGGGACTTAAGAGCTTGTGGAAGCGGGTGAatacatcatcgtcacctAATTCTCCTCAGCAATCCACAGGTATGTTCATTCTAGACGGCAAAGATGAGAGGCTTGGAACTCAGATTTATGGCAGAAGCCCGATTCACGAAGCAAGAA AGATCGAATCAAGAGAACCGCAGCAAACAAAACTTTCTAAATCTCAGAGACTCTGGAACACTGCTTACGATAGtctcgaggaggatgaagacacCGCAGGGCTTGTCACGTCTTATGTGAAAACCTTGACCACGGTTCTTGAAGCCAGGCCTGACATTGTTTCTGGCGCCGGCGCTCCAGCCAATCTGAAAGACCCGACCATGAGACAAATGTTTATGAAGAAACTGGTGGAAGGGGGCCTAGCCAAAATTTCAACGCCTTCGAAGCTTACGAAAGGCATGGGCGACGTTGCCCAGTTCATCATCTCAGCCAAAGGGTCAATCGACGCAGCTATCCAAAACATACCGCAGGCTGCGCTACCATGGGCTGGTGTTTGTATTGGACTGCAG ATTCTTCTGAATCCCGCAAAAGCGACAAAATCCAATCTTTCTGGCATCGTACACGTCGTCTCTAGAATGGATTGGTATTGTGCTCTCACAGAACATCTTCTAAATAAAGATTGCGTCAACGAGTCTCTTGAAATGATTCTGCCCCAGTTAGAGGCAAAGGTCCTCGCGCTCTACAAGGCCCTTCTGCTGTATCAGATGAAAAGCGTATGCTCCTACTACCGGCAGCAGGGCCTTGTCTTCCTCCGCAACCTTGTGAGTTGGGATGATTGGAATGGCGAGCTGAAGACCGTTGAAGATGCGGAAGCTACTCTTCAGAAGGATTCAGATCAGTATAACAAGTTCCATGCGAAAAGCGCCCTAGCGCAACTTGTCGAGCGTGCCAAGGGCATGGAAGAATTGCTTGGAGACATACATCAGACTCTTCGAGAATTTTTAACCTTGCAAAAGGAACTGCGGCTTGATGAAATTGACAGAAAATGCCGCTGGGATCTTCGAGTTGTTGATCCGAGAGACGATATGAAGAAAATCGAGAACAAGAAAGACACTCTACTCCCTGAAGCATACGAATGGGTACTTGGCACAGAGCA CTCATGCCAACTGTTGTGGATAAAGGGACATGCCGGCACGGGAAAGACGATGCTCTTGATGGGCATCATTCGCAGCCTTGAGAAACAGCAAGATTTCCGTGCCCCTGGCATCtcgtgcttcttctgccaagGAACAGATGTAACTTTGAACAGTGCAACCGCCGCTCTAAGGTCTTTGGTCTGGATGCTCGTGGTTGAGCAGCCGAATCTCATGTCGCATCTGCGCAAGAAGTACACAGACTCTGGCACAGCTCTTTTCCAAGACTCAAACGCCTTTTTTGCACTCTCTGAAGCATTTTTGAGCATGCTAGACGATCCCGAACTGTCTCCTGTCCTTTTTGTGGtcgatgcccttgatgaGTGCAACAGGGAAAAGCCGGGGTTGAATGAATTACTTGACCTCATTTCAAAATCCATCAAACGCTCTGACAAGGTGAA GCTCAAGAACTTGACTGTGAGTTCACCTAATAATTCGGAGAACCTAGTTGAATTAGATGCGCAGCGTCTGGCCCGCCCCGTGGATGCATACATCGACCACAAGCTCACGGCCCTGAGGGGTAGAGATGGGTACGACGCGAGCATTTTAGCTGAGATCTCAAATGAGGTCCGTCAACGAGCTATGAACACATTTCTTTGGGTATCACTTGCATTTCAGCATATCGAAGACATCCATGGAGAGTATGCTGTCCAGGACATCAAAGCCATGCCTCCGGGATTGTTAGAGCTATACGACCACATGATGACCAGGATTGAGAGCGTGAAGAGGATAAAGCCTCAAGATTGCAAGAAAGTTCTGATATGCGCCGTTCTTGCGTTCCGtcccatctctctctctgagtTGGCCGCTCTGTCTGACATGTCACACAACATGACTATGACGGCTATTGAGTTATGCGGCTCATTTCTGGCAATGAGAGAGGAAACAGTGTACCTGATCCACCAGTCTGCCAAGGATTATTTATATGACAACTTCAATCGCCGGCTTCAATCGTCCGAAACTGCCCAAGGGCATGTAGACATGGGCAGACGCTCAATTGGCGCAATGACTAAGTTTCTGAAACAAAACATGTATGGCCTCGATTACGGTTTCACACCGAAAAACCTCGAACCCCCACAGTGGGATCGTGTGGCTTCGATATGGTATTCCTGTCTTTTCTGGGCCGACCATTTCGTCGCCGGAACTAGCGAAAACCCCGAGGGCAAGAGCGCGTTGGTGGATGATGGGGAAGTAATTGGATTTCTGAGAGAGAAACTCCTGCAATGGCTGGAATATCTATCCGTACTGGAAAGGCTCTCGGATGGGCTATACTCGATTAGAAAACTTCTACGGATTACTCAG AAATCCTCTCAGTTGGCTCGATTCCTAAATGACATCGAAGCATTTATCCAAAGTCACGGGTCAATCATAGAACGAGCTCCGCTCCAGATATATGCATCCGCACTGGTTTTCAGCCCAACGACAAGTGAG ACGGTAGCAGGAACCATAACCCATTGGGATACGAACCGCCAGACACTCGAGGGACATGGTTACTGGGTTAGATCTGTGGCCTTCTCTCCTGACGGTAAGACGCTAGCCTCAGCGTCAGACGACAAGACTATCCGATTGTGGGATGCAGCCACGGGAAGCTACCAACAGACGCTCGATGGACATTCTAAGGGTGTAATATTGCTAACTTTCTCGCCCGATGGCAGAAAATTAGCTTCAGCATCAGATGATACCACAATCCGGCTCTGGGACGTAGCAACATGGAGCCACCAAACCTTCAGGGGACATAGCCATTGGGTCAAATCCATGGCCTTCTCTCCTAACGGCAAGATGCTAGCCTCAGCATCAGACGACAAGACTATCCAACTCTGGGACGCGGCTACAGGAGGCCACAAAATATTTAAGAAGGATAGTGATTATCTTATCTTGTCTCTAGCTTTCTCACCCGACGGTAAAACGTTGGCCTCAGCATCAGACGATAAGTCTATTCGACTCTGGGATATAACGACAGGGAGCCATCATACTCTCCAAGGACATGACAATCTTGTAAGGTCTGTCGCTTTTTCGCCCGATG GAGGCCACGAAACGCTCAAGGGGCACGATGACGGGGTTAATTCTGTGGGTTTTTCACCCGATGGCAAACTGTTGGCCTCAGCATCAGACGACGAAACTATCCGGCTCTGGGATATAACTGAAAAGACTTGTCTGCAT ACGCTTGAGGGGCATAGCAATTGCGTTAGATCCGTAGCCTTCTCTCCTAACGGCAAGATTCTAGCCTCTGCATCAGACGATAATACTATCCGGCTCTGGGATACAGCCACGGGAAATCACCTACACACATTTGAAGGATATACGGTTGTGGCTGTGGGATTTTCGCCCGACGGCAGATACCTTATGACGAATTACGGATCGCTCCGGTTAGCACACATATCCACCTTATCCGAGCACTTTTCTACTGAGG ATGGCAAGAAAAGCCTCTGGCTTCCTGCTGACTACAGATCTACTTCAGTAGCAGTAGATGGAAATAAGATGGTACTGGGACATGAATCCGGCAGGTTAACGTTCTTGGAAGTAAATTTTTCATGA
- a CDS encoding fungal specific transcription factor domain-containing protein codes for MDRAPKRLAASVDEEDSAPAPPLRESVLQSSSRGTRSCEGCYQRKIRCDRGVPCANCSRHGMTCVYPTRDPDAAQKPCTLRDVSNRLERLESLLSLLVERTGVLTGLEADSGSNRGRGRAEPEITIQPRPISDNVNTASHHRLPTQLGAAAPPDRDSDLLDVYPDAQLALRLWNVYVRSVDPVLKILHIPTIQSAVVATILDARSAQPSMVALTFAIYYAAVTALCHHDCDEPVDLSWEKPVLLKHYQTALDRLLVTPDFMKRPDMTGLQALAIYVTCSRANELGRPVWVLNGLVIRLAQSIGLHRDGASLKLSLFESEMRLRLWWHLCVLESRASEDQGFQPTIDITNTGLRLPLNVNDDQIYPDMTHFPAESRGWTEMSFFLIQIDACRVIHPILDKQQQDSGDALLSTRKKGRRKISDPVQYMAEKYGITPGSNSVTPLRKEISIPKQKEAQDDDATPDAPKLSFKLACDCLESSHVLLKEGLASRFTWLFSMYTQWYALAYVLRCLCINPNPRGFEADRAWTLLRHRAWSLRQHAQTSAATRDVWVQSHSGRYWTRQRPSNAEILPPTIDPGISILPEWVSEFPASSNQNVFGSLDLLMPEIPFLPDWNAVINGR; via the exons ATGGATCGAGCACCAAAAAGGCTTGCTGCCTCGGTCGATGAAGAGGACTCGGCGCCGGCACCGCCACTCCGGGAATCGGTTCTCCAGAGTTCTAGTCGAGGGACACGGTCCTGTGAAGGATGTTACCAGAGAAAGATTCGCTGTGACCGTGGCGTGCCTTGCGCAAACTGTTCGAGACATGGCATGACATGCGTGTATCCCACAAGAGACCCCGACGCGGCACAGAAACCTTGCACTCTCCGGGACGTCTCCAACCGTCTGGAACGGCTGGAAAGCTTGCTATCGCTGTTGGTTGAGAGAACCGGAGTCCTTACGGGATTAGAAGCCGATAGTGGCAGTAATCGCGGTCGCGGTCGTGCTGAGCCCGAGATTACAATCCAGCCTCGACCTATTAGTGACAAT GTGAATACAGCCTCGCATCACAGACTTCCTACACAGCTAGGTGCCGCTGCTCCGCCAGACAGGGATTCTGATCTGCTGGATGTCTATCCCGATGCCCAACTCGCCCTCCGATTATGGAATGTGTACGTCAGGTCGGTCGATCCGGTCCTCAAGATCTTGCACATACCAACGATCCAGTCTGCTGTTGTGGCCACGATTCTGGACGCCCGGTCCGCACAGCCCTCCATGGTGGCGCTGACATTCGCCATCTACTATGCTGCCGTCACGGCGCTTTGTCACCACGATTGCGACGAGCCCGTCGATCTGTCGTGGGAGAAGCCCGTCCTTCTAAAACACTACCAGACAGCCTTGGACCGGCTTCTCGTGACGCCGGATTTCATGAAACGTCCTGATATGACGGGCCTGCAAGCTCTCGCAATTTATGTG ACTTGCTCAAGGGCAAATGAACTTGGCCGGCCAGTATGGGTCCTTAACGGACTCGTGATCCGGCTCGCCCAGTCAATTGGCTTGCACCGAGACGGCGCCTCCCTCAAGCTGAGCCTCTTTGAGTCGGAGATGCGTCTTCGCCTCTGGTGGCATCTTTGTGTGCTGGAATCGCGCGCTTCGGAGGACCAAGGATTTCAGCCCACAATCGATATCACCAATACGGGGCTACGGCTGCCCTTGAATGTGAATGACGACCAGATCTATCCGGACATGACGCATTTTCCGGCGGAATCGCGTGGCTGGACGGAgatgtccttcttcttgatccaGATCGACGCCTGCCGCGTGATTCATCccatcctcgacaagcaACAGCAGGATTCCGGCGATGCTCTTCTTAGTACCCGAAAGAAAGGAAGGAGGAAAATCTCCGATCCAGTCCAATACATGGCAGAGAAATATGGCATCACGCCCGGGTCGAATTCTGTGACACCG TTACGAAAGGAGATTTCTATACCTAAGCAAAAGGAAGCGCAGGATGACGATGCAACACCAGACGCGCCCAAGCTCTCGTTCAAGCTGGCCTGCGACTGCCTGGAGAGCAGCCATGTGCTGCTGAAAGAGGGCCTTGCGTCGCGGTTCACATGGCTCTTCAGCATGTATACGCAGTGGTACGCACTCGCCTATGTTCTACGTTGCCTCTGTATCAACCCGAACCCTCGCGGGTTCGAGGCAGATCGTGCCTGGACTCTA CTTCGACATCGGGCGTGGTCGCTGAGACAGCATGCCCAGACATCTGCGGCCACCAGAGATGTCTGGGTTCAGTCTCACAGTGGGAGATACTGGACTCGCCAGCGTCCGTCAAATGCCGAGATCCTCCCCCCTACAATAGACCCGGGGATATCGATCCTCCCCGAGTGGGTTTCTGAATTCCCTGCTAGTTCTAACCAAAATGTCTTTGGATCTCTGGATTTGTTGATGCCAGAGATTCCTTTTTTACCAGATTGGAATGCGGTTATTAATGGCCGGTAG
- a CDS encoding major facilitator superfamily domain-containing protein, whose translation MSDLEMQKDVDKSDISKVDSSKADSSKAINATSWSMGMKIYHTAIPCFLAFLITFSASVTVPATSALMIEFAVSRTVAILSETMYMLGLAFGPMIMAPLSEFIGRRWLYIATSSSIIAFAGGAGAARNLATYLICRFFCGCLGSAGVAIGAGTILDVWGVGTKAGAMTSLLFICGPFFGPSLGPLVGAYIMDEYDGDWRWTQWVVALIGAPIFILILFMKETSDSRVQATAKHSGRFSTVRLALSMLKAAVFRSMTMLTTEAITFSLTLYTGYAYAVIFSYFASANYVYTLDYGFDSRHIGLSFISVLIGYLLACVTYLVIEKTLYARAARQAPNGRPAPEHRLYSAMAGSIFLPIGLFWYAWAAKPGGHWAVVVASGIPFGLGAFVLFLSSMIYLVESYGAGAAASAIAANGSFRYLLGAVFPLFTIQMYEKLGIHWAGSVFAFLSLGLLPIPWILFKFGHHLRKNSRFIASSQVEEE comes from the exons ATGTCAGACCTGGAAATGCAGAAAGATGTTGACAAAAGCGACATCAGCAAGGTCGACAGCAGCAAGGCCGATAGCAGCAAAGCCATCAACGCCACGAGCTGGAGCATGGGGATGAAGATCTATCATACTGCAATCCCCTGCTTCCTGGCCTTTTTAAT AACATTCTCCGCATCTGTCACAGTTCCTGCTACCTCCGCCCTCATGATCGAGTTCGCCGTCAGCCGCACTGTCGCGATCCTCTCTGAAACCATGTACATGCTGGGGCTGGCCTTTGGGCCCATGATCATGGCGCCCCTGTCCGAGTTTATTGGGCGCCGGTGGCTGTACATTGCAACCTCATCAAGTATAATTGCCTTTGCAGGCGGTGCTGGAGCGGCACGGAACTTGGCCACTTATTTGATCTGCCGCTTTTTCTGCGGATGCCTGGGATCAGCAGGCGTGGCCATCGGCGCTGGAACAATCCTCGATGTTTGGGGGGTCGGCACCAAGGCGGGAGCCATGACAAGCCTCCTGTTTATCTGCGGCCCGTTCTTCGGCCCCTCCCTCGGCCCGCTGGTCGGGGCATATATCATGGACGAATACGATGGCGATTGGCGATGGACGCAGTGGGTTGTGGCCTTGATCGGTGcgcccatcttcatcttgattcTCTTTATGAAGGAGACGTCCGACTCGCGGGTCCAAGCCACGGCCAAACACTCGGGTCGGTTCAGTACTGTGCGGCTCGCCTTGTCGATGCTCAAGGCCGCCGTGTTCCGCTCTATGACCATGCTGACCACTGAGGCCATCACCTTTTCGCTGACTCTATACACGGGATACGCATACGCGGTCATCTTTAGCTACTTCGCAAGCGCCAACTACGTCTACACCCTCGACTACGGCTTTGACTCCCGCCATATTGGTCTCTCCTTTATTAGCGTGCTCATCGGCTATCTTCTAGCTTGTGTTACCTACCTGGTGATCGAGAAGACTCTCTATGCCCGCGCTGCCCGGCAAGCCCCCAACGGTCGTCCAGCTCCAGAACATCGATTGTACAGCGCCATGGCCGGTAGCATTTTCTTGCCCATTGGGCTATTCTG GTACGCATGGGCAGCCAAGCCAGGCGGCCACTGGGCAGTAGTAGTGGCGAGTGGCATCCCATTTGGTCTTGGTgcttttgttctcttt CTTTCCTCTATGATATACCTTGTCGAATCATATGGAGCTGGTGCAGCCGCATCTG CTATCGCCGCGAATGGATCCTTTCGATACCTCCTCGGAGCGGTGTTCCCTCTGTTCACAATTCAGATGTACGAGAAGCTCGGCATTCACTGGGCGGGGAGCGTGTTTGCCTTTCTGTCATTAGGGCTCCTCCCTATCCCGTGGATCCTCTTTAAATTCGGCCATCACCTCCGGAAGAACAGCAGATTTATAGCATCGTCGCAAGTGGAGGAGGAGTAG